A part of Paenibacillus sp. sptzw28 genomic DNA contains:
- a CDS encoding helix-turn-helix domain-containing protein, which translates to MAHFSRVFKQLTGMDVTEYVVFKRVILAKELLVRSDDSIKTICEKCGMESESYYIAATQEGAEVSSAPS; encoded by the coding sequence CTGGCACACTTCTCCAGGGTGTTCAAACAACTGACCGGTATGGACGTTACGGAATATGTCGTGTTCAAGCGAGTCATACTGGCGAAAGAACTGCTTGTACGATCGGATGACAGCATCAAAACCATATGTGAAAAATGCGGGATGGAGAGCGAATCGTACTATATAGCTGCGACGCAAGAAGGAGCAGAGGTATCTTCTGCTCCTTCTTAG
- a CDS encoding sensor histidine kinase, protein MMLIILLISFVISNMVAKRIVESKVTDSAAKLLNQVEENMESFYADMERISDSMLYSPTVQAYLNSEDYLSRILMSDEIVSVFSNTTALKANIRGIQLYNPEGKMISDSGIGIGETVQLPPPKIEYSGLLTDSNTGGIMPNYSISIPIYNLESTPVKEYMGYSVFFMDVRNFHNILKGAKMTPNSRLFLLDQNKEIMASEGNTPSIDTFQFEELENDNRYIMQTSTLSRTGWELISVIPKNELLQELNIVQRLNITTYAVMFCLLGLFLIIFFTRILRPIKALMDFMKSYPKTGGESRFPLVYHNEIGVLAANLNKMLDEIDSLSKQKYEIEITKNQMEISAFRNQINPHFLYNTLECISAMAIFYKAQDIGDISASLSNMFRYSVKGGDFSTIQDEISHIQEYAKIIGYRFMGKIQVVVDADERLLKLKTIKMLLQPMVENAVFHGLEMKIDSGVVRVEVKMTEQKQVQYIVQDNGYGMEETQLKGLVARLRQFESQGWIARETAKGIGLPNIYRRIKLLYGDKAEMSIYSKLGTGTTVIMTFPLQDHAEPLEAE, encoded by the coding sequence ATGATGTTGATCATCCTCCTGATCTCATTTGTCATCTCGAACATGGTTGCCAAACGTATTGTCGAGAGCAAGGTAACGGACTCTGCTGCAAAATTATTGAATCAGGTTGAAGAAAATATGGAAAGCTTTTATGCGGACATGGAGAGAATCTCGGATTCAATGCTGTATAGTCCGACGGTGCAAGCCTACTTGAACTCGGAGGACTATTTGTCCAGGATTCTCATGAGCGATGAGATCGTATCGGTCTTCTCCAATACCACTGCATTGAAAGCGAATATCCGGGGCATCCAGCTTTACAACCCGGAAGGAAAGATGATTTCCGATTCAGGCATCGGGATCGGCGAGACGGTCCAATTGCCGCCTCCAAAGATCGAATATTCCGGTTTATTGACGGATTCGAATACGGGTGGGATAATGCCAAACTATTCCATCTCCATTCCGATTTATAATTTGGAAAGCACACCGGTCAAAGAATACATGGGATATAGCGTGTTTTTTATGGATGTCCGCAATTTCCACAATATATTGAAGGGCGCAAAAATGACACCCAATTCCCGGCTATTCCTCCTTGATCAAAACAAAGAGATTATGGCCAGCGAAGGAAATACGCCCAGCATCGATACGTTTCAATTTGAGGAGTTGGAGAACGACAACCGATATATCATGCAGACGAGTACGCTGTCCCGGACCGGGTGGGAGCTGATCAGCGTCATACCGAAGAACGAGCTGCTGCAGGAATTGAATATCGTACAAAGGCTGAACATAACGACATATGCGGTCATGTTTTGTTTGCTCGGTCTCTTCCTGATCATTTTTTTCACACGTATCTTACGACCGATAAAAGCGCTGATGGATTTTATGAAGTCCTATCCGAAGACGGGGGGAGAAAGCCGCTTTCCACTGGTCTATCATAACGAAATTGGCGTACTCGCTGCCAACCTGAATAAAATGCTGGACGAGATCGACAGCTTAAGCAAGCAAAAGTACGAAATCGAAATTACAAAAAATCAGATGGAAATTTCGGCCTTCCGCAATCAGATTAACCCGCATTTCTTGTACAATACGTTGGAATGTATAAGCGCTATGGCCATCTTTTACAAGGCTCAGGATATAGGCGATATCTCCGCCTCCTTATCCAATATGTTCAGGTATTCGGTCAAAGGAGGCGATTTCAGCACGATTCAGGATGAAATATCACACATCCAGGAATATGCGAAAATCATCGGGTACCGCTTCATGGGGAAAATTCAGGTCGTCGTCGACGCGGATGAACGATTGTTGAAGCTGAAAACGATAAAAATGCTTCTTCAGCCGATGGTGGAAAATGCCGTGTTTCACGGATTGGAGATGAAGATCGACAGCGGCGTCGTTCGAGTGGAAGTGAAGATGACGGAGCAGAAGCAGGTTCAATACATCGTACAGGATAACGGATACGGGATGGAAGAAACCCAATTGAAAGGGCTGGTCGCCCGGCTTAGGCAGTTTGAAAGCCAAGGATGGATCGCGAGGGAAACAGCGAAAGGTATCGGCTTGCCTAATATTTATCGGAGAATCAAGCTATTATACGGAGACAAGGCCGAAATGTCCATCTATAGCAAACTCGGTACCGGAACTACCGTTATAATGACTTTCCCCTTACAAGACCATGCGGAACCATTGGAGGCTGAATAA